A single window of Candidatus Obscuribacterales bacterium DNA harbors:
- the secG gene encoding preprotein translocase subunit SecG gives MNPAYIALLVLEGLLGVLLVVLILLHSPKGEGMGGIGGTATLFTGKRGAEAGLDRLTWGIAFSFLLVCLVLGFGFIKP, from the coding sequence ATGAACCCGGCATATATCGCCCTTTTAGTTTTGGAAGGTCTTTTGGGAGTCCTTCTGGTTGTTCTCATTCTTTTGCACTCACCCAAGGGCGAAGGAATGGGCGGAATTGGCGGCACAGCAACATTGTTTACCGGCAAGCGCGGAGCAGAAGCAGGTCTGGATAGACTGACCTGGGGCATTGCCTTTTCGTTCCTCCTGGTCTGCCTTGTTCTTGGTTTTGGATTCATCAAACCGTAA
- a CDS encoding VWA domain-containing protein: protein MPYRAEISRTNPSLILLTIDQSGSMEDPFGEGPTGRSKADSLADAINRLLQNLVIKCTKSEGIRDYYYVGVIGYGEKGVGPAFIGSLSGKDIVSISEIGNNPARVENRMKKIDDGAGGILEQVVKFPVWFDPVAKGGTPLCAALQRAKTIVYNWLTKHPGCYPPIIINISDGEATDGDILPIAEELKDMSSEDGNVLLFNLHLSSSKHPAVEFPENTAELPDNFAKLLFSASSTLPDSMWTMVQAEGFIASEHPRGFVFNADMVSVVRFLDIGTRPSNLR, encoded by the coding sequence ATGCCGTACAGGGCTGAAATTAGTCGGACAAATCCATCGTTAATACTGCTAACTATCGACCAGTCAGGTTCGATGGAAGACCCCTTTGGAGAAGGGCCAACCGGGCGGAGTAAGGCAGATTCGCTGGCAGATGCCATAAACAGGCTTTTGCAAAATCTGGTTATTAAATGCACAAAGTCCGAGGGAATTCGTGATTATTACTATGTAGGCGTAATTGGCTACGGCGAAAAGGGCGTCGGACCTGCCTTTATTGGGTCTCTTTCGGGCAAAGACATCGTTTCAATAAGCGAGATCGGGAATAACCCCGCTCGCGTTGAAAATCGCATGAAGAAAATTGACGATGGCGCAGGCGGCATTCTTGAACAAGTCGTGAAATTTCCTGTCTGGTTTGATCCGGTTGCTAAAGGCGGCACGCCGTTATGCGCAGCTCTTCAAAGAGCAAAAACAATCGTTTATAACTGGCTGACTAAGCACCCTGGCTGTTATCCACCGATAATCATCAATATTTCCGACGGCGAGGCAACAGATGGAGACATCCTGCCGATTGCTGAAGAGTTGAAGGATATGAGCAGCGAGGATGGCAATGTTCTGCTGTTTAATCTTCATCTATCATCATCAAAGCACCCGGCTGTTGAGTTTCCCGAAAACACTGCCGAACTGCCTGATAATTTTGCCAAGCTTCTATTTAGCGCATCCAGTACCTTGCCGGACAGTATGTGGACTATGGTACAGGCAGAAGGTTTTATCGCGTCCGAGCATCCACGCGGTTTTGTCTTCAATGCCGATATGGTTTCTGTCGTACGTTTTCTCGACATCGGCACAAGACCAAGCAATCTTCGCTAA
- a CDS encoding serine/threonine-protein phosphatase, with amino-acid sequence MQISCQTLWLPKHGSSDEEYEDAYFPKDVLNIDKRLFRCAVADGATETSFSGLWAQLLTKAYVDDDIDLNSLAEIWKQQTTKADQPWYVEEKRASGAFAALVGLTLRASKDKRENSGTWEATAVGDSCLFQVRKKELITCYPLDRWQQFNSSPQLLSSNTRNNSAELTSQLSETYEEEWRSGDIFFLMSDAIACWFLRRQAELDDAIAVVSTITTKESLTTLVDEERRHKDEEGRVWMRNDDVTLMRIKVTA; translated from the coding sequence ATGCAAATTTCCTGCCAAACACTCTGGCTGCCAAAGCATGGCTCCTCTGATGAAGAATATGAGGATGCTTACTTTCCCAAGGACGTCTTGAATATAGACAAGCGCCTTTTCCGCTGCGCTGTTGCCGATGGCGCAACCGAAACATCCTTTTCCGGACTGTGGGCGCAGCTACTAACTAAAGCATACGTCGATGACGATATCGACTTGAATTCACTGGCAGAAATATGGAAGCAACAAACGACAAAGGCAGATCAGCCTTGGTATGTAGAAGAAAAACGAGCCAGCGGTGCTTTCGCAGCTTTAGTTGGACTTACTTTGAGAGCAAGCAAAGACAAGCGCGAAAATTCAGGTACCTGGGAAGCAACTGCTGTTGGAGATAGTTGCCTCTTTCAAGTGCGAAAGAAGGAATTGATAACCTGTTATCCGCTGGACAGATGGCAACAATTCAATTCAAGCCCGCAATTACTTTCGAGCAATACACGAAATAACAGTGCCGAATTGACATCTCAACTTTCCGAGACTTACGAGGAAGAATGGCGATCAGGAGACATATTCTTCTTAATGAGCGATGCGATTGCTTGTTGGTTTTTGCGTAGACAGGCAGAATTAGATGATGCAATTGCAGTCGTTTCCACAATAACCACAAAAGAGTCCCTAACAACTCTTGTTGATGAAGAGCGCCGCCATAAAGACGAAGAAGGTAGAGTATGGATGCGCAATGATGACGTGACTCTGATGCGAATAAAGGTAACTGCATGA
- a CDS encoding ATP-binding cassette domain-containing protein, with translation MKSQSMGLSEQSALYLRILKYIKPYWPTFLIGILAALPAGGLEGAVAWLAGQGLQRIFIEGQQWLIYFAPIGVLVLMVVQGTARFVEAYCVRTVGAAAIRDLRNELFTHLQKQPLLYFQGQSSGVLIGRMINDVAVVENAIAQTFQTMLSRIVTLISLTCVVLWQSWQLSIIALSILSLIVFPVSILSKKIRKSAKSGQEAIGDLTAVLSESIQGAKVVQSFNLETFQTSRFISTNQNVFRNVTKAVRAEALLSPILGLIGAVGVATVMWVAGYQVIHHTMTLASLTSFLIAMLLLYTPIKNLGRIQGIIQPALAAAVRIFDILDHPPDLTDSPNAVELPSGAHNIEFRQVYFRYPTVPEMVLRDINLSIPAGRMVALVGLSGSGKSTMANLVPRFFDVTSGAIHIDGKPLQDYTLESLRNQIAIVSQDNFLFNMTVEENIRLGKLDATHEEIETAAKAAFCHDFITDLPDGYNSPIGERGARLSGGQQQRLAIARAFLKDAPILILDEATSALDNESEAMVQAALNKLMQNRTVIVIAHRLSTVRHADQIVVMDNGEIVESGTHESLESANAMYTRLLQAQFHRPVNTTSIESSS, from the coding sequence GTGAAGTCACAATCAATGGGACTGTCAGAACAATCTGCTTTGTATTTACGTATCCTCAAGTACATCAAACCCTATTGGCCGACATTTCTCATAGGTATTCTTGCCGCACTTCCTGCAGGTGGCTTGGAAGGTGCTGTTGCTTGGCTGGCAGGACAGGGTCTGCAGCGTATTTTTATTGAAGGGCAACAATGGCTCATTTATTTTGCCCCCATTGGTGTTCTTGTACTTATGGTTGTGCAAGGCACAGCACGCTTTGTTGAAGCTTACTGCGTGCGCACAGTCGGCGCTGCAGCCATTCGCGACTTGCGTAATGAGCTGTTCACTCATTTGCAAAAACAACCACTGCTCTATTTTCAGGGTCAATCATCAGGCGTTCTAATAGGACGCATGATAAATGACGTAGCAGTTGTCGAAAATGCTATTGCCCAAACATTCCAAACAATGCTCTCGCGTATCGTCACTCTCATTTCACTTACCTGTGTTGTGTTATGGCAGAGCTGGCAACTGAGCATTATTGCCTTGTCCATACTTTCCTTGATTGTTTTCCCAGTAAGTATCCTATCCAAGAAAATCCGCAAATCAGCTAAGAGCGGACAAGAGGCAATTGGTGATTTGACTGCTGTTCTTTCAGAATCAATTCAAGGCGCAAAGGTTGTGCAGTCTTTCAATCTTGAGACATTCCAGACTTCCAGATTTATTTCCACCAATCAGAACGTCTTTCGCAACGTAACCAAAGCAGTACGCGCAGAAGCGTTGCTATCACCAATCTTAGGTCTAATCGGCGCTGTAGGTGTAGCCACAGTTATGTGGGTTGCCGGCTATCAGGTTATTCATCACACTATGACGCTGGCTTCATTGACCTCATTCTTGATTGCCATGCTCCTACTCTACACGCCAATTAAGAACCTTGGACGCATTCAAGGGATTATTCAACCAGCTTTGGCTGCTGCAGTTCGCATTTTCGATATTCTTGATCATCCACCAGACTTGACCGACTCGCCAAACGCGGTCGAGCTTCCGTCGGGCGCCCACAACATAGAATTTAGACAAGTCTATTTCCGCTATCCGACAGTACCGGAGATGGTGCTACGCGACATCAATCTGTCAATTCCAGCAGGGCGCATGGTCGCTCTTGTTGGTCTATCCGGCTCCGGCAAATCAACAATGGCAAATTTGGTGCCGCGCTTCTTCGATGTCACATCCGGAGCAATTCACATCGACGGCAAACCTTTGCAAGACTACACTTTAGAGTCCCTGCGTAATCAGATAGCTATTGTTTCTCAAGACAATTTCCTCTTCAACATGACCGTTGAAGAAAACATCCGCTTGGGCAAACTGGATGCCACTCATGAAGAAATAGAAACAGCAGCTAAAGCGGCCTTCTGTCATGACTTCATCACGGATTTGCCTGACGGGTACAACTCACCAATTGGTGAGCGCGGTGCTCGCTTATCCGGTGGTCAGCAACAACGTCTGGCTATTGCGCGTGCATTTCTAAAGGATGCTCCGATACTTATCCTTGATGAAGCAACAAGCGCTCTCGACAACGAATCGGAAGCCATGGTGCAAGCAGCGCTCAACAAATTGATGCAGAACCGCACAGTTATTGTTATTGCGCACAGACTGTCCACCGTCCGTCACGCTGATCAGATAGTCGTCATGGACAATGGAGAAATTGTCGAATCCGGCACTCATGAATCGCTGGAATCGGCAAATGCAATGTACACCCGCTTACTACAGGCTCAATTCCACCGCCCGGTTAATACAACATCAATTGAAAGTAGCTCCTAG
- a CDS encoding tetratricopeptide repeat protein, whose product MNKAKFAEVQITKKSWPSPQDYNEAMQSPAINLAAPELKVGKPGLNNLGLPKAITGSFASVYYLECPKQDFAVRCFLHNIANQQERYEKISEYLNKIDLPIMADFDYLQKGILCHGKWLPILKMDWVVGQNLIEFIGRNLDNASVLEKLRLWLRQARSMLQEHGIAHGDLQHGNVLVGKDSIKLVDYDGMFVPALAGETSNELGHRNYQHPDRTKDNFGPYLDNFSAWLIDSCLYILQRDPRLWLTLRGGEDCLLLREKDLQDPYSSFAFHELEKHANSEIRERSKLLRWLLTLPVEQIPEVDSEMQVPQDFPALDSSKMKPDWLSSAQTLVAVEKLTKHVQYQREDQHVASPQQPVSKAPTSVQNKQDMEPYAMGPSSPMLLAIILIFVCIVIGVSTVVFDELGKHDLRTTTPQVTTPQTTGQHSAFYADKVFNQGISIYNKKEFPVAIKHFDQAIKLDPTQAIYYRNRGAAYGQLGEHYKAIEDFKEAVRLEPRYAGNYFNLGQDYYATGQYAKAAEMYQKTLDISPSHKGAQNNLRVSLEQLKKQSEKP is encoded by the coding sequence GTGAATAAAGCTAAGTTTGCAGAAGTTCAAATCACCAAGAAGTCCTGGCCCAGTCCCCAGGACTATAACGAGGCTATGCAAAGTCCGGCTATAAATCTTGCTGCGCCGGAGTTGAAGGTCGGAAAGCCTGGATTGAATAATCTCGGTTTGCCGAAGGCTATTACAGGGTCGTTTGCTAGTGTGTACTATCTTGAGTGTCCGAAGCAAGATTTTGCCGTTAGATGCTTCTTGCACAATATTGCAAATCAGCAAGAACGGTATGAAAAGATTAGCGAATACTTGAACAAGATTGATTTGCCAATAATGGCAGACTTTGATTACTTGCAAAAGGGTATTCTCTGTCATGGAAAATGGCTGCCGATCCTCAAAATGGATTGGGTGGTAGGGCAGAATCTAATTGAGTTTATTGGTCGCAATTTAGATAATGCATCGGTTTTGGAAAAACTTAGACTGTGGCTGCGTCAGGCACGCTCCATGTTGCAGGAGCACGGCATCGCTCATGGTGATTTGCAGCATGGAAATGTTCTAGTTGGCAAAGACTCAATAAAATTAGTTGATTATGACGGCATGTTTGTGCCTGCACTCGCCGGCGAAACGAGCAATGAATTAGGTCATCGAAACTATCAACATCCGGACAGAACCAAAGATAATTTTGGACCATATTTGGACAATTTCTCCGCTTGGTTAATTGATAGCTGTCTTTATATTTTGCAGAGAGATCCGCGTCTTTGGCTCACTCTGCGTGGAGGGGAAGATTGTTTGTTGTTACGGGAAAAGGATTTGCAGGATCCGTATTCTTCCTTTGCATTTCATGAACTTGAGAAACATGCTAATTCTGAGATACGAGAAAGGTCAAAGCTTTTGAGGTGGCTTTTGACTTTACCCGTTGAACAAATACCAGAAGTTGACAGCGAGATGCAGGTACCTCAAGACTTTCCTGCATTGGATTCCAGCAAAATGAAGCCTGACTGGTTGTCTTCTGCCCAAACGCTGGTTGCGGTCGAAAAGCTTACTAAGCATGTTCAATACCAACGTGAAGACCAACATGTTGCTAGTCCTCAACAGCCGGTCTCTAAGGCACCCACTTCGGTGCAAAACAAGCAGGATATGGAACCCTATGCTATGGGACCAAGCAGTCCCATGCTATTGGCGATTATTCTCATATTTGTCTGCATTGTCATTGGTGTCAGCACCGTAGTGTTTGATGAACTCGGCAAACACGATCTAAGGACAACCACACCTCAGGTAACTACACCTCAGACGACAGGTCAACATTCGGCCTTTTACGCGGATAAGGTCTTCAATCAGGGTATCTCAATCTACAACAAGAAAGAGTTTCCGGTTGCAATTAAACATTTTGATCAAGCGATTAAGCTTGATCCGACTCAAGCAATTTATTACAGAAATCGAGGTGCCGCCTACGGTCAATTGGGTGAGCATTACAAAGCAATTGAAGATTTTAAGGAAGCTGTGCGCCTCGAGCCTAGATATGCGGGCAACTACTTTAATTTGGGACAAGACTACTATGCGACTGGTCAGTATGCCAAGGCTGCCGAAATGTATCAGAAGACATTAGATATTTCACCCTCGCACAAAGGTGCACAGAACAATTTGCGTGTTTCACTGGAGCAATTGAAAAAGCAATCGGAGAAACCTTAG
- the ubiE gene encoding bifunctional demethylmenaquinone methyltransferase/2-methoxy-6-polyprenyl-1,4-benzoquinol methylase UbiE, giving the protein MSFQLPTTEEKSDYVLKQFDRIAKRYDLTNDVISLGMHRFWKEVAVKELVQDQRRGALHAPSCNSRSFLDVCTGTGDLALLIAKKLRNGDKVIGADFSPEMLKIANQRASSAQRKDQSPAMIGFKQADAQALPFDDNSFDGVIVSFGLRNLTDLQKGINEMTRVTKPGGRVINLDLGHTDTPLFAQLFNFYFGSVVPIVGDLLQSDRQAYTYLPESLKTYPTPDKIAKMFAQAGLTNIKWRKLAMGTVALHVGEK; this is encoded by the coding sequence ATGTCATTTCAATTACCGACAACTGAAGAAAAATCCGATTACGTTCTGAAACAATTCGACAGAATTGCCAAACGGTACGACCTGACCAATGACGTTATCAGCCTCGGCATGCACCGATTCTGGAAAGAAGTAGCCGTTAAAGAACTGGTCCAGGATCAGCGTAGGGGCGCATTGCATGCGCCCTCTTGCAACTCAAGAAGTTTTCTTGATGTTTGCACAGGCACCGGCGATTTAGCTCTGCTCATTGCAAAAAAACTGCGCAACGGCGACAAAGTCATAGGCGCTGATTTTTCACCTGAGATGCTGAAAATCGCAAATCAAAGAGCAAGCTCTGCCCAAAGAAAAGATCAGTCTCCTGCCATGATTGGCTTCAAGCAAGCTGATGCTCAGGCTCTGCCTTTTGACGACAACTCGTTTGACGGGGTGATTGTCAGTTTTGGTCTACGCAATTTGACTGACTTGCAAAAAGGCATCAACGAGATGACCCGCGTGACAAAGCCCGGTGGTCGTGTAATAAATCTTGATCTGGGACACACGGATACACCACTGTTTGCTCAACTCTTCAATTTTTACTTTGGTTCTGTAGTTCCTATCGTCGGCGACCTTTTGCAATCAGACCGTCAGGCATACACATATCTGCCCGAGTCATTGAAGACTTATCCCACTCCCGACAAAATTGCCAAAATGTTTGCGCAAGCAGGACTCACAAATATCAAATGGCGCAAACTAGCCATGGGGACAGTGGCTCTACACGTAGGTGAAAAGTGA
- a CDS encoding DUF1778 domain-containing protein — MTQAGRRSRENEDRLGMRLSPDLKKKVDYAAQLKGIPTAGYVKTILSDAADKTIREHEFIELTRKDRETFIHALLKPLKPSKKSIEAARRYKQQLGL; from the coding sequence ATGACACAGGCAGGGCGACGTAGCCGAGAAAATGAAGACCGCTTGGGAATGCGGCTTAGTCCCGACTTGAAGAAAAAAGTCGACTATGCGGCCCAGCTAAAGGGCATTCCCACGGCTGGATACGTGAAGACAATACTGTCTGATGCTGCCGATAAAACTATCAGGGAGCATGAGTTTATTGAATTGACCAGAAAAGACAGAGAAACTTTCATTCATGCTCTGTTGAAGCCGCTTAAGCCGTCTAAGAAGTCAATTGAAGCTGCGCGAAGATATAAACAACAACTTGGACTATAG
- a CDS encoding retroviral-like aspartic protease family protein: protein MVLRRLVVNVVMLLLLYAVLEARADDNLQRGMQAYNQGRYKDAIQILQQSALGERPGDSKATALYYTGLSQQRLNNLKDAEASYRSAYELRPSAEVGKYSLQALQNLSGRGKPSSSRSNATASGSDDELKNLPNQIKIPFVRGSSRHLYVDGYINGKATRLMFDTGAEQCFASAELLQELNLTVPSDARSIKIQGSVGTVNGLVAPMTVQVGPIKRLVPVLVAPGGVEPLLGQSWFRGFDYQIDNPGGFIRFTKKGTSQSLPSDVLKVPFKKMGNNLLVNIQVNGRELPMIFDTGANTVTMSQAHAAYLGISIPADAPRGYSSGIGGSTETALVYVDRMQLGPITKAHVPVWVSAGDKMPLLGQEFFRDRPFTIDYDENVIKFLP, encoded by the coding sequence ATGGTCCTTAGAAGATTAGTTGTGAATGTGGTGATGCTCCTGCTCTTGTACGCTGTTCTCGAGGCGAGAGCGGATGATAATTTGCAGCGTGGCATGCAGGCATATAATCAAGGACGCTATAAAGATGCGATCCAAATATTGCAACAGTCTGCTCTTGGCGAAAGACCAGGAGATAGCAAGGCTACTGCGCTTTATTACACGGGATTGAGTCAGCAGCGACTGAATAACCTGAAAGACGCTGAGGCATCTTATCGTTCAGCGTACGAATTGCGACCATCAGCCGAAGTTGGTAAGTATTCACTTCAGGCATTGCAGAATCTATCCGGTAGGGGCAAGCCTTCGTCCAGCAGGAGTAATGCGACTGCTTCTGGTAGTGATGACGAGCTCAAAAATTTGCCAAATCAAATAAAGATACCTTTTGTTAGGGGCAGTTCTCGTCACTTGTATGTTGATGGTTACATTAATGGCAAAGCAACTAGACTTATGTTCGACACTGGAGCCGAACAGTGTTTCGCGAGTGCAGAGTTGCTCCAAGAGTTAAATCTAACTGTTCCGTCCGACGCACGATCTATTAAGATCCAAGGTTCTGTCGGTACAGTTAATGGATTGGTGGCGCCAATGACAGTACAAGTTGGGCCAATAAAACGATTGGTTCCAGTGTTGGTTGCTCCGGGTGGGGTGGAGCCGCTTCTGGGACAGAGTTGGTTTCGCGGGTTTGACTATCAAATTGATAATCCCGGTGGATTTATTAGGTTCACAAAGAAAGGTACATCTCAGTCGCTACCGTCTGATGTGCTAAAAGTTCCATTCAAGAAAATGGGCAACAACCTGTTGGTCAACATTCAAGTCAATGGAAGAGAATTGCCGATGATTTTCGATACGGGTGCTAACACAGTTACGATGTCGCAAGCTCATGCTGCTTATCTTGGTATCTCTATTCCAGCAGATGCGCCACGCGGATATAGTAGTGGAATCGGCGGGTCAACCGAGACTGCTTTAGTATATGTCGATAGAATGCAATTGGGTCCAATCACCAAGGCGCATGTGCCTGTTTGGGTGTCGGCAGGCGATAAAATGCCGTTGCTCGGGCAAGAGTTTTTCCGGGATAGACCGTTTACTATCGACTACGACGAGAATGTAATTAAGTTTCTGCCGTAA
- the lpxB gene encoding lipid-A-disaccharide synthase produces MTSLFVMVGDLSADKHTAHVIANLKKAVPDINVWGVGGPSLAEQGMETLFDCQTFSVIGIFGTIKYLPYIAKVRQTVLDEIEKRKPDAILFADFGAVNLRLCKELRNRYPQLPIIYFISPQVWGSRPWRIKTVDKTVTKMLVIYPFEETLYKRRGVDAMFVGNPLTIDLPKPESLSTRSQFCQKHGLNENDPVIGIFPGSRKQEIFAHMPVLADAIRWLLAERPNCQFVIAAAKPLIKEAINTRIEKYNLTELVGKRLFFAEPGENYDLMANADILWAKSGTTTLEAALFGKPMLIYYRGDWPSFLILLAFKTIKRIGWPNLLAGTGLVPELVMLDCRPEKLVKYTLDWLDVPAFRENLSKQLQSLRSELGRGNFADNATKQILSILKLGDKAALGGTRQ; encoded by the coding sequence GTGACCTCGCTCTTTGTAATGGTTGGTGATTTGTCTGCCGACAAACATACGGCACACGTAATTGCCAACTTGAAGAAAGCAGTACCGGACATAAATGTCTGGGGTGTCGGCGGTCCTTCTCTTGCCGAACAAGGCATGGAGACTCTTTTCGATTGCCAGACCTTTTCTGTTATTGGAATTTTCGGCACTATCAAGTATTTGCCGTACATTGCCAAAGTTCGCCAGACCGTTTTAGACGAAATTGAAAAACGTAAGCCTGATGCAATTCTCTTTGCTGATTTCGGCGCGGTCAATTTGCGCTTGTGCAAAGAATTGCGTAATCGTTATCCTCAATTGCCAATCATTTACTTTATCTCGCCGCAAGTCTGGGGCTCAAGACCCTGGCGTATCAAAACAGTTGATAAGACAGTTACAAAAATGCTGGTCATTTATCCATTCGAAGAGACTCTCTACAAAAGACGTGGCGTAGATGCTATGTTCGTAGGAAATCCTTTGACCATCGATTTGCCGAAACCGGAGTCCCTTTCCACTCGCAGCCAATTCTGTCAAAAGCACGGACTGAACGAGAACGATCCGGTAATAGGAATTTTTCCGGGCAGCCGCAAACAGGAAATTTTTGCGCATATGCCTGTTTTGGCTGATGCAATAAGATGGCTATTGGCTGAGCGTCCAAATTGCCAATTTGTCATTGCTGCCGCCAAGCCATTGATTAAAGAAGCCATCAACACTCGCATTGAGAAGTACAACCTCACAGAGTTGGTCGGCAAAAGACTCTTTTTCGCCGAACCAGGTGAAAACTATGACTTGATGGCTAACGCCGATATTCTGTGGGCCAAGTCAGGGACAACCACCCTGGAAGCAGCTCTCTTTGGTAAACCAATGCTCATCTATTACCGTGGTGACTGGCCCTCTTTCCTTATTCTGTTGGCATTCAAGACGATCAAGCGCATTGGCTGGCCCAACCTGCTTGCCGGCACGGGACTGGTTCCTGAACTAGTTATGCTGGATTGCCGCCCGGAAAAGCTTGTAAAATACACGCTCGATTGGCTGGATGTGCCTGCTTTCAGAGAAAATCTCTCGAAACAGCTTCAGTCATTGAGGTCGGAGCTTGGGCGCGGCAACTTCGCCGATAACGCGACAAAGCAGATTCTTTCAATACTCAAGTTAGGCGACAAGGCAGCTCTGGGAGGAACGCGACAGTGA